Proteins encoded within one genomic window of Bradyrhizobium sp. CB1717:
- a CDS encoding helix-turn-helix domain-containing protein: MTKQADSKTRSVRGSRTGRPIMALLDLLGRRWTLRILWELRSEPLTSRALRTACDEASPTVLQARLTELREAGFVELGDGGGYGLTALGRDLYETSMPLYRFAERWKKS; encoded by the coding sequence ATGACGAAACAGGCCGACTCAAAGACACGCAGCGTCCGCGGCTCGCGCACGGGCCGGCCGATCATGGCGCTGCTCGACCTGCTCGGCCGACGCTGGACCTTGCGGATATTATGGGAATTGCGCAGCGAGCCGCTCACCTCGCGCGCCCTGCGCACCGCCTGCGACGAGGCTTCGCCCACGGTGCTGCAAGCGCGGTTGACGGAGCTGCGCGAGGCGGGATTCGTGGAGCTGGGCGACGGCGGAGGCTATGGGCTGACCGCGCTGGGGCGCGACCTGTACGAGACGTCCATGCCGCTGTACCGGTTTGCGGAGCGGTGGAAGAAGAGTTGA
- a CDS encoding carboxymuconolactone decarboxylase family protein, translated as MSEASPRIAPLTPPYPPEIQAQFDRIMRGAPPLVLFRVMAGHTRAWDKFRAGGLLDPGPLSLRQREIVIDRTCALNKCEYEWGAHVAIFAGPANLSEEEVRATVQGDATSACWSSAEQALIAAVDALHHRATLNEEEFAALAAHYDEAQILEIMLLCGFYRTVSYLANGLRLPLEEKAARFPAAL; from the coding sequence ATGTCCGAGGCTTCGCCGCGCATCGCGCCGCTCACGCCGCCTTATCCCCCGGAGATCCAGGCGCAGTTCGACCGCATCATGCGCGGCGCGCCGCCGCTGGTGCTGTTCCGGGTGATGGCGGGCCACACGCGCGCCTGGGACAAGTTCCGCGCCGGCGGCTTGCTCGATCCCGGGCCGCTGTCTTTGCGCCAGCGCGAGATCGTCATCGACCGCACCTGCGCGCTGAACAAATGCGAATATGAATGGGGCGCGCATGTCGCGATTTTTGCCGGGCCGGCAAACCTCAGCGAGGAAGAGGTCCGTGCCACCGTGCAGGGTGATGCGACATCGGCCTGCTGGTCTTCGGCGGAGCAGGCGCTGATCGCAGCCGTCGATGCGCTGCATCACCGCGCGACGCTGAATGAGGAGGAATTCGCAGCACTCGCGGCGCATTACGACGAGGCGCAGATCCTCGAGATCATGCTCCTGTGCGGCTTCTATCGCACGGTGTCGTATCTGGCGAACGGGCTGCGGTTGCCGCTGGAGGAGAAGGCGGCCCGGTTTCCGGCCGCTCTCTAA